One stretch of Cohnella algarum DNA includes these proteins:
- a CDS encoding MTH1187 family thiamine-binding protein, translated as MAIVQVTIVPLGTGSTSVSEYVAAVQRVLEEAGSRVRYQMTAMSTIIEGELDELLSVVRRMHEVPFEHGALRVSTTLTIDDRRDKAGSIEQKMTSVEQKLRAERK; from the coding sequence ATGGCCATCGTTCAAGTGACGATCGTTCCTCTCGGCACCGGGAGCACGAGCGTAAGCGAATATGTCGCGGCGGTGCAGCGAGTGCTGGAGGAAGCGGGCAGCCGCGTACGCTACCAGATGACGGCGATGAGCACGATTATCGAGGGGGAGCTCGACGAGCTTCTTTCCGTCGTCCGGCGGATGCACGAGGTGCCGTTCGAGCATGGCGCTTTGCGCGTTTCGACGACGCTGACGATCGACGACCGAAGGGATAAAGCCGGCTCGATCGAACAGAAGATGACGTCGGTCGAGCAAAAGCTGCGGGCGGAACGGAAGTAA
- a CDS encoding family 10 glycosylhydrolase: MNVRRRFYKGSVLLLVLGLLGSGLLATSARASNSIAIFMNGKKLSSDVAPYIVPKENVTLVPLRVVSEELGAAVEWNAGTRTVAIRLGQTTIAMQMGQNHATVNGGKIALDTTVQAKQGRTMVPLRFVGEQLGLTVNWDSATRSISLFSGAGTGGPPEGVVGAWISTVYNLDWPSASSYGNPTRQMDEFTALLDSLQGMGINTVFVQVRSAGDAMYPSALAPWSKSLTGFQGLDPGYDPLAYMVEQTHLRGMKFEAWFNPFRATVDGNAAALASNHVVLSNPEWIVRAGGKDYINPGIPEARQHIIDAILEVVNGYDIDGVHLDDYFYPSGTAFADDAAFAAYNSGGFADKGDWRRDNINRFVRDLGEAIEQAKPQVKFGISPFGVWRNKSADPTGSDTRAGVSAYDDMYADVRTWIREEWIDYVAPQIYWSLSFSAARYDMLTDWWANEVKGTGVELYIGHAPYKLGTAETGWQTAQEIVNQLKYNENVPEVSGDLFFSAKDLIKNPLGVIEALRNYYQTG; encoded by the coding sequence ATGAACGTTCGCAGGCGGTTTTACAAAGGTTCGGTTTTATTGCTCGTTTTAGGTTTGCTGGGTTCCGGCTTGCTGGCGACCTCGGCCCGGGCGTCGAATTCGATCGCGATTTTCATGAACGGGAAAAAGCTGTCGAGCGACGTCGCGCCGTACATTGTCCCGAAAGAGAACGTGACGCTCGTGCCGCTGCGGGTCGTCAGCGAAGAGCTCGGCGCGGCCGTCGAATGGAACGCGGGAACCCGAACGGTCGCGATCCGGCTTGGACAAACGACGATCGCGATGCAAATGGGACAAAACCACGCGACGGTCAACGGCGGGAAAATCGCGCTGGATACGACCGTTCAGGCGAAACAGGGCCGGACGATGGTGCCGCTGCGTTTCGTCGGAGAACAGCTCGGGCTTACGGTGAACTGGGATTCGGCGACCCGCAGCATTTCGCTGTTTTCGGGCGCGGGAACGGGAGGACCGCCGGAAGGCGTGGTCGGCGCCTGGATTTCGACGGTTTACAATTTGGATTGGCCGTCGGCTTCGTCTTACGGGAACCCGACTCGACAAATGGATGAGTTTACAGCATTGCTCGACTCGCTGCAAGGGATGGGAATCAACACCGTATTCGTTCAGGTGCGGTCGGCGGGGGACGCGATGTATCCTTCGGCGCTCGCGCCCTGGTCCAAATCGCTCACCGGCTTTCAAGGGCTCGATCCGGGCTACGATCCTTTGGCGTATATGGTCGAGCAGACGCATCTTCGCGGCATGAAGTTCGAAGCTTGGTTCAATCCGTTCCGGGCGACGGTTGACGGCAATGCGGCGGCGCTGGCATCGAACCATGTCGTCCTTTCGAATCCGGAGTGGATCGTTCGCGCCGGAGGCAAAGATTATATCAACCCCGGCATTCCCGAAGCGCGGCAGCATATTATCGATGCAATTCTGGAAGTCGTGAACGGCTACGATATCGACGGCGTGCACCTCGACGATTATTTCTATCCGTCGGGGACGGCGTTTGCCGACGACGCGGCGTTCGCCGCCTATAACAGCGGCGGCTTCGCCGACAAAGGCGACTGGCGGCGCGACAATATCAACCGGTTCGTGCGCGATCTGGGCGAAGCGATCGAACAGGCGAAGCCGCAGGTCAAGTTCGGCATCAGCCCGTTCGGCGTTTGGCGCAACAAAAGCGCGGACCCGACCGGTTCCGACACGAGGGCGGGCGTATCCGCCTACGATGACATGTATGCCGACGTAAGAACGTGGATTCGCGAGGAATGGATCGATTACGTCGCTCCGCAAATTTACTGGAGTCTCTCGTTTTCCGCCGCGCGGTACGATATGTTGACCGACTGGTGGGCAAACGAGGTGAAGGGCACCGGCGTCGAGCTGTATATCGGCCACGCACCGTACAAGCTGGGCACGGCGGAGACGGGCTGGCAAACGGCGCAGGAAATCGTGAACCAACTGAAGTACAACGAAAACGTGCCGGAGGTTTCGGGGGATCTTTTCTTCAGCGCCAAGGATTTGATCAAAAATCCCCTTGGCGTGATCGAAGCGCTTCGGAACTATTATCAAACCGGGTAA
- the xerS gene encoding tyrosine recombinase XerS, which translates to MNLQKKKDREELDRRIPSMPWYVEKFVNYKLPDLSPSSLLEYVRDYETFFSWLMAEGLTSAGKMSDIPLLDLEKLHMDSIDNYRMFLAARKEHANSRTTISRKLSSLRSLFHYLSQIAEDENFYPLLKRNVMAKVSIKRAHKPKDTAAKLEGKLLQEEEIAEFIHYIKHDYAADVAGNKQALYAHELNAARDACIVSLILNSGLRVSEVVNLNIDDLDMKKKLTHVFRKGKNDDTFKTPVYFRQEAVADLEAYLQQRETRYKAPKREKALFLAVANGKKEGSRMTKRAIQEMVIKYAKRFGKPYLSVHKLRHSFATDYYLRNDLYKTQEQLGHASPETTQIYAHLTDKTMEEAIDRQRSAE; encoded by the coding sequence ATGAATCTGCAGAAAAAGAAAGACCGCGAAGAGTTGGACCGGCGCATTCCTTCGATGCCGTGGTACGTCGAGAAGTTCGTCAACTACAAGCTGCCCGACCTGTCCCCCTCCTCCCTGCTCGAGTATGTGCGGGATTACGAAACGTTTTTTTCGTGGCTGATGGCGGAGGGCTTGACGAGCGCCGGGAAAATGTCCGACATCCCGCTGCTCGACCTGGAGAAGCTGCATATGGACAGCATCGACAACTACCGCATGTTTCTCGCCGCGCGGAAGGAGCACGCGAACAGCCGGACGACGATCTCCCGCAAGCTTTCGTCGCTGCGCTCCTTGTTCCATTATTTGAGCCAGATCGCGGAGGACGAGAATTTCTACCCGCTGCTGAAGCGCAACGTGATGGCCAAGGTGTCGATCAAGCGGGCGCACAAGCCGAAGGACACGGCCGCCAAGCTGGAAGGCAAGCTGCTTCAGGAAGAAGAAATCGCGGAATTTATCCATTATATTAAGCATGACTATGCGGCCGACGTGGCCGGCAACAAACAGGCGCTGTACGCGCATGAGCTGAACGCCGCGAGAGATGCGTGCATCGTCAGCCTTATTCTCAATTCGGGGCTGCGGGTGTCCGAAGTCGTCAATCTGAATATCGACGATTTGGATATGAAAAAGAAGCTGACCCACGTCTTTCGCAAAGGCAAAAACGACGACACGTTCAAAACGCCGGTCTATTTCCGGCAAGAAGCCGTGGCCGACCTGGAAGCCTATTTGCAGCAGCGGGAGACGCGGTACAAAGCGCCCAAACGGGAAAAAGCCCTTTTTCTCGCCGTGGCGAACGGCAAAAAAGAAGGCTCGCGCATGACCAAGCGCGCCATTCAGGAAATGGTCATCAAATACGCCAAACGGTTCGGCAAGCCGTACTTGTCCGTCCACAAGCTGCGGCACTCGTTCGCGACGGATTATTACTTGCGCAACGATCTGTACAAAACCCAGGAGCAGCTCGGCCACGCTTCGCCCGAAACGACGCAAATTTACGCGCACCTGACGGACAAAACGATGGAAGAAGCGATCGACCGGCAGCGTTCGGCGGAATAG
- a CDS encoding phosphotransferase, whose translation MPVDALLATYFPGGGWKAEAGLAGWNNTTRYVTVGGQRLVLRIYETHRDTGKIAFEHALLAELAKMDTAFRVPVPLAHPSGATFAKLEDGSGRFGCLFRYLEGERPDSANGRTAEAVGETVGELSLNLAAVRIDLPPQYPPYYEMDAAHPSCPQERIAAFCAAPPPAFHGQRAELMLLAERLRQFRAVAPKLRGLPHQLVHGDVNDSNLLAETGRPDRIAAVLDFEFCTRDVRAMEPAVVLSGLLDTEGAADAMTAFADGFRRRVRLLPEEAEAILPLVELRKLDVFVHFLGRRLDGVDGEETLRQQIDSAANGLNSLQRRAGQVIACCRRLVANGA comes from the coding sequence ATGCCTGTCGACGCCTTGCTGGCGACGTATTTTCCGGGCGGCGGCTGGAAGGCGGAAGCGGGGCTCGCGGGCTGGAACAATACGACGCGTTACGTAACCGTCGGCGGGCAGCGCCTGGTGCTGCGGATTTACGAAACGCACCGGGACACGGGAAAAATCGCGTTCGAGCACGCCTTGCTGGCGGAATTGGCCAAAATGGACACGGCGTTCCGCGTGCCGGTTCCGCTTGCGCATCCGTCCGGCGCGACGTTCGCGAAGCTGGAGGACGGCAGCGGCCGCTTCGGCTGCCTGTTCCGCTATCTCGAAGGCGAGCGGCCGGACAGCGCGAACGGCCGGACGGCGGAAGCGGTCGGCGAGACGGTCGGCGAACTGAGCCTGAATCTGGCGGCCGTTCGCATCGATTTGCCGCCCCAATACCCCCCGTATTACGAGATGGATGCGGCGCATCCGTCCTGCCCGCAGGAGCGGATCGCGGCGTTTTGCGCCGCGCCGCCGCCCGCGTTTCACGGGCAGCGGGCCGAGCTCATGCTGCTCGCGGAGCGGCTGCGGCAATTCCGCGCGGTCGCGCCCAAGCTGCGGGGGCTTCCGCATCAGCTCGTCCACGGCGACGTGAACGACTCGAATTTGCTGGCGGAGACCGGACGTCCCGACCGGATCGCGGCCGTGCTCGACTTCGAATTTTGCACGCGGGACGTTCGCGCGATGGAGCCTGCCGTCGTTCTGTCGGGACTGCTGGATACGGAAGGCGCGGCGGACGCCATGACGGCGTTTGCGGACGGCTTTCGCCGGCGCGTCCGGCTGCTGCCCGAGGAGGCGGAGGCGATTTTGCCGTTGGTCGAGCTGCGCAAGCTCGATGTGTTCGTGCATTTTCTCGGGCGGCGGCTGGACGGCGTGGACGGGGAGGAGACGCTCCGGCAGCAGATCGATTCCGCCGCGAACGGATTGAATTCGCTCCAACGCCGCGCCGGACAAGTGATCGCGTGCTGCCGCCGGCTCGTCGCGAACGGCGCGTGA
- a CDS encoding stalk domain-containing protein, translating to MVKLLGKRALAAALGAALFGTSPGLGAPAAEAAGSAASAVEIRLDGYALPFDAAPKFVQGTTLVPFRAIAEALGIDVAWDAAAKTVLATGIGADGADAKVVLRVGKKTAQVNGAEVALGAAPAVEQGRVLIPLAFFSRQFGAAVDWNSGTRVISIESPRREMHVQAFYAIRSYDQIDRLDTLDSAAFGWTRINADGELVTDGADFYWPEADGDVTPESIVSRVNGQSSDAYLMAFAVDGQRELTKALTDETLRAQSIEKLAALAKEAGFGGIMLDYEGLALTDDPETVRKQLNDYVKLLSERVKADGLKIALAVPPPNGSYKGYDYGTLAKYADHLVLMAYDYGAKGNPDPIAKIDEAIRLTTAAGVPESKLLLGVNVFNENENTLVPIVGLAKRYGLKGVSFWRLGLMSEAEMAAIDRIVVREGD from the coding sequence ATGGTGAAGCTTTTGGGGAAAAGGGCGCTGGCGGCCGCGCTGGGAGCGGCCTTGTTCGGCACCTCGCCGGGGCTCGGGGCACCTGCCGCGGAAGCGGCGGGGAGCGCCGCTTCCGCCGTCGAAATCCGGCTGGACGGCTATGCGCTGCCGTTCGATGCCGCGCCGAAATTCGTTCAGGGGACGACGCTGGTGCCTTTCCGCGCGATTGCCGAAGCGCTAGGCATCGACGTCGCTTGGGACGCCGCGGCGAAAACGGTGCTGGCGACCGGCATCGGAGCGGACGGCGCCGACGCGAAGGTGGTCCTTCGCGTCGGGAAGAAGACGGCGCAGGTAAACGGAGCGGAGGTCGCGCTCGGGGCCGCGCCGGCCGTGGAGCAGGGGAGAGTGCTGATCCCGCTCGCGTTTTTCAGCCGCCAGTTCGGCGCCGCGGTCGACTGGAATTCGGGCACGCGCGTCATCTCGATCGAGTCCCCTCGGCGGGAAATGCACGTGCAGGCTTTTTACGCGATTCGCTCCTACGATCAGATCGATCGGCTGGATACGCTCGACTCGGCGGCGTTCGGCTGGACCCGGATCAACGCCGACGGCGAGCTGGTGACGGACGGCGCCGACTTCTATTGGCCGGAAGCCGACGGCGACGTGACGCCCGAATCGATCGTGAGCCGCGTAAACGGCCAGTCTTCGGACGCCTACCTGATGGCTTTCGCGGTGGACGGACAGCGCGAATTGACGAAGGCGCTGACGGACGAAACGCTGCGGGCGCAATCGATCGAAAAGCTGGCCGCCCTCGCGAAGGAAGCCGGCTTCGGCGGCATCATGCTCGATTACGAGGGACTTGCGCTGACCGACGATCCCGAGACGGTGCGCAAGCAGCTTAACGATTACGTCAAGCTGCTGTCGGAGCGCGTCAAGGCGGACGGCCTCAAGATCGCCCTGGCGGTCCCGCCGCCGAACGGCTCCTATAAGGGCTACGATTACGGAACGCTGGCGAAGTACGCGGATCATCTCGTATTGATGGCCTACGATTACGGCGCCAAGGGAAATCCGGACCCGATCGCGAAAATCGACGAGGCGATTCGCCTGACGACGGCCGCGGGCGTGCCCGAAAGCAAGCTGCTGCTCGGCGTCAACGTCTTCAACGAAAACGAGAACACGCTCGTGCCGATCGTCGGCCTGGCGAAGCGCTACGGCTTGAAGGGCGTGTCGTTCTGGAGGCTCGGGCTGATGTCGGAAGCCGAGATGGCTGCGATCGACCGGATCGTCGTTCGGGAAGGGGATTGA